The following DNA comes from Spirulina major PCC 6313.
GAGCAAGAAAAACGAGAGCGCGGCTGTCATCACTTGGTCTTGATCCCAGGTGGGATGCTGATCGAGGTAATTCCGCAACGATTGGTGTAGGTCTTCAGGGATTTCTGTCAAGATGCTGATTTGAGTTGTCATGATGACCTCACGAGCAGGGACTAAGCAACGAAATGATCGTCAGTGTTGCGAGCGTTGCTCACCACCAACACAGCCGAAGAGGGGAGCCGTGGCCAATCAGCCTCGGGTGAGTGACAGTGGGTTATCACTGGCGATCGCCCCAATGACAACACCGCAGGGAGAACAGCCGACGCAGGACAGGTTCACACCACAATGACCATCGGCAAGGCACGAATGTTGAAAAACCGTGGGCGTGACTGGCAGGTTTTTCACGACTGTTAATCGTAGGTTAATTACGACTCTATTCCTATTTCGGGGAAAATGGGGGGATTTGTCAATGCTGAGAAATGTTAACAGCTACTTTAGAAAAGCTAAAGATTTACGACAGAATAAGGGTCTGAAGCCCTTTTTTGTTACACAACTTTACCTAAACTCAGTGTGCCCACCTTTGCCCCAGCGCACCACCGCCAATCGCTGATCACACCAGAGACTCGGTCTTCGCTTTTTGATTCTGTGGAGAACCCGTTTTTTTCTGGGGAAAACCGCCGTAAAACCTGTGGAAAAGCTGGGGATTGAGTTGGGGAAAAGCGATCTAAAAAATAAGAATTACAAAGTTGCTTTTTCGTGGCCTGTGGAGGCCCGATCGCGCCGCCATCGGGTCATTATTGCGATCGCACTCGGCGATCGCGTTCCCCTCCCCAGCCGATCAACCCACACCGTATGATGAATAGGCGCAGCCCTCACTTGTGGAACCCATGCCCACCTCCCAAACTCGACTACTTAAGATTGTTGGTCTCTATCTCGCCCTCTGTGCGATCGCCGTGATCATGCTTTTTCCCCTGCTCTGGCTGATCAGCACCGCCCTCAAATCCCCTAGTGAGCAGGTCTTTAGCTTCCCCCCTCAACTGATTCCCCAAGCCCCCACCCTCGCAAACTTCCGCACCGTCTGGCAGAGCTACCCCTTTGGGCAATATCTCACCAACAGCGTCATCGTTGCCAGCCTCACCGTCACCCTCAACCTGTTATTCTGCTCCCTCGCGGCCTATCCCCTCGCCCGCCTCTCTTTCCGAGGGCGTGACGTGATTTTTGCGAGCGTCGTCTCGACGATTATGATCCCGTTTCAGATTGTGATGATTCCCCTCTACGTCCTCACGGTGCAGCTTGGGTTACGCAATACTTATTTAGGAATTATCTTTCCGGCGATCGCCTCCGCCTTTGGCATCTTCCTCCTCCGCCAAGCCTTCCAAGGTGTCCCCAAAGAACTTGAAGAAGCCGCCCGCATCGATGGCTGCACCGAACTCGGCCTCTGGTGGCACGTGATGATTCCTGCCGTGCGCCCAGCGTTAGCCACCCTCGCCATCTTCGTCTTCATCGGTTCCTGGAGCGACTTCCTCTGGCCGCTGATCGTGATCGATCGCCCCGAATACTACACCCTCCCCCTTGGTGTGGCGAATCTGGCCAGCACCTTTTCCCTCGATTGGCGACTGATTGCGGCCGGTTCCGTAATTTCCATCCTGCCGATTCTAATC
Coding sequences within:
- a CDS encoding DUF2811 domain-containing protein, giving the protein MTTQISILTEIPEDLHQSLRNYLDQHPTWDQDQVMTAALSFFLLFSQSQRPLQSTQSLDPACAKAYLETLFHT
- a CDS encoding carbohydrate ABC transporter permease, which gives rise to MPTSQTRLLKIVGLYLALCAIAVIMLFPLLWLISTALKSPSEQVFSFPPQLIPQAPTLANFRTVWQSYPFGQYLTNSVIVASLTVTLNLLFCSLAAYPLARLSFRGRDVIFASVVSTIMIPFQIVMIPLYVLTVQLGLRNTYLGIIFPAIASAFGIFLLRQAFQGVPKELEEAARIDGCTELGLWWHVMIPAVRPALATLAIFVFIGSWSDFLWPLIVIDRPEYYTLPLGVANLASTFSLDWRLIAAGSVISILPILIVFLFVQRYIIPTAAGSGVKG